The segment GCCGTCGCCAGTTTGACTCAGGACGACGCAAAAGCCATCGCCATCGATTGTCCCTCTGTCTCATTGGCGGTTCCGACCGTGCGCGGCGGCGTTCAGGTCATCTACGGAAGCAACAACTGGGCGACGACGGTTCAGGGTGTGACACCAGATTACGTGACGCTTCGGGATTACGCCATGATGTACGGCGACTTCTTCACCACTCAGGATGTCGATTCGGCCGCCAAAACCGCAGTTCTCGGTGAGACCGTGGCGAAAAATCTGTTCGGCGATGCGGATCCGACAGGTAATACCGTCATCATCAAGAATGTGCCCTTCACCATCACGGGTGTTCTGGCACCAAAAGGTCAATCGCCGACAGGACAAGACCAGGACGACATCATCCTGCTGCCCATCTCCACCGCGACTCAAAAAGTGATTGGCGCCAATAAAGCGAACGCGAAAGCCGTGGGCCAAGTGATGGTGCAGGCGATCAGCCCCCAGGCAATGGATCAGGCGATGCAGGAGGTTGAAGGACTTTTGCGCGAACGGCACAAGATTGAAGCGGGAGCAGACGACGATTTCACCATCCGAAATCTCACCGAAGTTTTCCAGGCGCAGGAAACGTCCGCCCAGGTGATGTCGATACTGTTGGGCGCGATAGCATCCGTTTCGCTGGTTGTCGGCGGCATCGGAATTATGAACATCATGCTGGTCTCTGTAACCGAACGGACGGCCGAAATCGGACTTCGTCAGGCCGTTGGCGCCAAGACACGCGATATCCTGCTGCAATTCCTGGTCGAGGCCGTGACGCTGTCACTGCTCGGCGGAATCATCGGTATAGCGGCCGGTCTGACTGCTTCCGTACTGATTTCATACTTTGCACATTGGTCCACTCAGGTCAGCATGCTCGCCATTGCCCTGGCGTTTTTGTTTTCTGCGCTCGTGGGAGTGTTCTTTGGCTACTACCCCGCGCGCAAGGCTGCCTTTCTGGATCCGATCGAGGCTCTGCGTTATGAGTAAGCAATCGCCGAATGGATCGCGACGATGAAAAGGGATGACGGGTGGTTCCACTAATCACTTAAGTCACGCTGCAGGCGTCCGCTACCAGCCGCCGACTGACAGTATTTTAAGCGCTGCAGGATCCGCAGCTTGCCTCCCCTGGTGAGATGCAGAGCCCGCGTATAATCATCGGCGGCTTCGTCCCACTTCCCTTGCGCTTCCAGGATACGGCCTCTGTTGTAGAATGCCGGGGCGTCTTCCCGAAGTCTTAGCGCTTGTGTCAAATTCCTCAGCGCGGCCTCGAGCTCGCCGCGCTTGAAAAGAACCGTTGCAAGGTTTATCCAGGCGTCCGGCAGCGACGGGTCGGCCTTGATCGCCTTCGTGAAGGCCTCATATGCCGGATCGGAACGGCCTGCCTTCATCTCCAGCAGTCCATGCAGACACAGCAGACGCGGGTGAGCCGGCCGTAGCCGCAGCGCGGCCTCGACATCGCCACGTGCCGCGTCGAAATCTCCGCGCTCGTAAAGCAAGTAGGCGCGATTGTTCAGCGCTTCGACGTGGCCGGGCGACAGGACTAGAACATAGTCATACGCGCGAAGTGCCGATTTCTTTCGCCCCAG is part of the Terriglobia bacterium genome and harbors:
- a CDS encoding ABC transporter permease, translating into AVASLTQDDAKAIAIDCPSVSLAVPTVRGGVQVIYGSNNWATTVQGVTPDYVTLRDYAMMYGDFFTTQDVDSAAKTAVLGETVAKNLFGDADPTGNTVIIKNVPFTITGVLAPKGQSPTGQDQDDIILLPISTATQKVIGANKANAKAVGQVMVQAISPQAMDQAMQEVEGLLRERHKIEAGADDDFTIRNLTEVFQAQETSAQVMSILLGAIASVSLVVGGIGIMNIMLVSVTERTAEIGLRQAVGAKTRDILLQFLVEAVTLSLLGGIIGIAAGLTASVLISYFAHWSTQVSMLAIALAFLFSALVGVFFGYYPARKAAFLDPIEALRYE